The DNA segment CATCTTCAGAGGCCGAAACCATTACCCTTTTGCGGCGATATGGACCGCCCTTTTCGGTCCGAGTCGTTTCGGCATTGGCAATATTCTCCGCCACTACATCCATCTTTTTCCGCTGCAGCGAAAGCCCGGTTCCGGAAATCTCAATAGAACTGAATATTCCTGACATATATCACCTATTTGCTCTTAATGGCCGTCCGCAGGCCCTCGAATTTCTTTTGAAGCAGGGTGGCGCCGATGCTGTAATAAATTTGATTCGTAGCCAGGTTGGCCATCTCCTTATCGGCATCCACATTATTTATGCCGTTGCCTTCTTTGGCATGATTGACTTTGATTTCGGGCCCACTGTCCCGATTCTGGCCCAGCGGAATATGGGCCGGATTGGTGACCACCCCCTGAATATGTCTTCGATCATCGACCGCCTTCTTTAATTCCCCCTCAAAATTAATGTCCTTGCTCTCATACCCCGGCGTGGAGATATTGGCAATATTGCTGGAAATCAGTTTGTGGCGAACCGATGCCATATCCAGGAATTTCTGCATCAGCGGAATTCCACTCTTTTCAAAAACTGCCTTTTTCAATATATCAGACATACCATTATCCGCTTATCTCCAAAGCAAGGCCAATGCCAAAAGTTTCGTATTGTGTAAGTCGAAGAAAGTCAACACGATACATAATGGCCGAACCGGAATGGGATAGGCGGTCTCGGTAATTAATTCTTGGCCGATAAGAAAATATTTCCGGATTGATTATGGTGTATAGAAATCTGAGGTCGGCTCGCTCTGGGTCATTTCCATGGTCAGTACGACAATATCAACACGGCGGTTGCGGGCGCGATTTTCGTCACTGTTATTTGGCGATATGGGTCGATACTCTCCATAACCCAGAGCTGAAATCTGAGTCGGGCCGATATCGTGATTGTCGGTCAAATAACGGACGACTTCGGTGGCGCGAGCCGAGGAGAGTTCCCAATTAGACGGATAGCGAGATGTCCTGATCGGTTTATTATCGGTATGACCCTCTATGCGAATATGATTCGGCATGCCTTTAATACTCTGCGCCACCATATCAAGAATTTCCCGGGCTTTCGGTTCCAGATCCGCCGAACCCTCTCTGAAAAGAGCCGATTCCATAATATGTATTACCAGCCCTCTTTCACTATTTTCGATATTTACCAGCTTTCCGAAACCGCTTTTATTGAGATTCTTTTGCACTTCCTCCCCGAGCGTCTTCAGATTTCCGATCTGAAGGACTCCCGAGCCGGGCACGACGCCGGGTTGATCACCTTTCCGAATGACCACGGTGCCGCCCTTAAGCGCGCCCGATAGGGCTTCGGCCATGCGGCCGAATTTCTTGGCATCAACTTTGGACATGGAATACATCACAATGAAGAAAGCGAGAAGTAGGGTAATCAAATCGGCGTAGGTCAGAAGCCACCGTTCCAGATTTTCGTGATCGTCGTGTTTCTTGCGGCGAGCCATAGGGGCTTACACCTCGGCCCCGCGTAACCTCGGAGCGATGAAGGAAAGAAGTTTGGTTCGGACCACCCGGGGATTGTCACCCGATTGAATGGAGATGACACCCTCCATGATCAAATCCAAAGTCGCCAGTTCCTCTTCGTGGCGCATTTTCAACTTATCGCTGATCGGCAGATAGCAAAGATTGGCAAGCGCCACACCCCAGAGAGTCGCAATAAAGGCGCCGGCGATTGCTTCCGCCATCCGGTCCGCTTCGCCGGTATTGCTTAAAGTATGAATGAGGCCCAAAACGGTCCCGATAATACCAAGAGTGGGAGAAAATCCCCCCAGTTTTTGAAAAAATAGAATGCCCCGTTTATGGCGATCTTCAATATAGGCGATTTCCGTTTCAAGTATGGTTTTCAGCACCGTAATTTCCGTTCCGTCAATGACCAATTGAATCGCCTTCCTGAAAAACGGGTCTCTTATGCTCTTAAGATTCTCTTCCAGCCCAAGAATTCCTTCGCGGCGGGCCTTCTCCGACATGGTAACGATGGTGTCGATTGTCCGAAGCGGATTGGCCGGTTTGGCCAGAAAGGCCAGACGAAGGTATTTGGGAATGTTCATGATGGTCTTGTATGAAGTGGTCACAATCGATGCGCCGATCGTGCCACCAATGACCAAAAGCATGGCCGGCGGCTGGACGATCATACTCAGCTGGCCCCCTTCCATTATAAATGAAATAAGAACCGCCCCGACTCCCAAAAATAAACCGCCAATGGTTGCTATATCCATATAATTCCCAGTATGCAGGCGCCGCGGCCAAAATTATATGTTTAAAATGGCTGCTTCCGCCCAATCAATAGAGATATCGGCAATTATGATGGTTTATGAACCGATTTCGGAAAGAAAATGCTTAATTTTTGATCAGTCGCTATCTTGAGTCTCGATATTATATTCCGCCAGTTTATTGCGGATGGTTCGGGGAGTTATATCGAGAGCCTCGGCGGCTTTGGTCTTATTGCCGTCAAAACGCTGGAGCGCTTTCAAAATCAGAAATTTCTCGCCTTCGGCCAGTGTCATGTCCGGATTCAGCCCGGCCGCGCCGGCCAATTTTCCCAAAACGAGTTCTTTCGGAAAGTCCTGCTGGGTTAAGACGGCCCCGCGCGTTGTTACCACCGCTCGCTCCATATAATTTTCCAGTTCGCGAACATTTCCGGGCCAGTGATATTTCATGAATAGAGAGAGCACATTCTCATCTATGCCGTCGACCTTTTTGTTGTTTTCGCCATTGTATTTCTCGATGAAATGATTCACCAATAGAGGCAGATCCTCCAGTCTTTCCCGGAGCGGAATAATATGGACCGGGATGACATTAAGTCGATAATACAAATCCTCCCGGAACTTCTTTTCCTCCATGGCGCTCTTTAAATCGCGATTGGAGGTGGCGATTATCCGGACGTCGACCTCGATGGAATTTCCCGACCCGATTCGTTCAAATTCCCTTTCCTGCAAAACCCGCAGTAATTTCGACTGCAGGCCGATCGGCATCTCGGTGATTTCGTCCAACAGCAAAGTACCGGTATGAGCCAATTCAAATCGGCCCTTATGCTGACGCACCGCGCCTGTAAACGACCCCTTTTCATATCCGAATAGTTCGGCTTCAACCAGATTCTCGGGCAAAGCGGCGCAGTTCAACTTTATAAAAGGCTTTTCTCGCCGCGAGGACGCATAATGTATCGCTCTGGCCACCAACTCTTTGCCGGTTCCCGATTCCCCGGTGATTAGAACTGTCGAACGCGCATCAGCCGTCGTTTGTATCAGGTCAAAGATCTGCTTCATTTTATTCGACTTGCCGACAATGTTCTGAAAACGATCCGCCAAATCGTTGCGAAGCATCTGATTTTCGCGCCTTAAACGAATAACTTCCGCCACTCTTTCCACAAGCATCTCAATGGCGTCCGGAGAAACCGGTTTCAAGAGATAATCATAGGCCCCTGATTTCATCGCCGTCACCGCTGTCTCGACCGTTCCAAAGGCGGTAATCATGATGACGACCAGGTCGGGGTGCGAATCTTTGACCTGCTTAAGAAGGGTAAGGCCGTCCATCCCTTTCATCTTAATGTCGGAAATCATTATATCATATTCGCGACTCTCTATTTTCTCCAGCGCCTCTTCCCCCGACATAACCGATTCCACCAGGTACCCGCTTCGGGTCAGGGTTTCGGTAAGGAATTCATTGACCAGCTTGTCATCATCAACGACTAATAAATTCAATTTCATAACCACTACCTCTGAGCACCATTAAGGGTTGGCAGAAATATTGAAAATTTTGTTCCCTGTCCGATTTTCGATTCCACCCGGATTTCGCCTCCGTGCCCCTGGATTATTTTCCAGGCGATGGAGAGCCCCAGCCCAGTTCCATTTTGCTTTGTCGTATAAAACGGAGAAAAGATCCGATCCATATCATTTTCATCAATCCCCGGCCCGTCATCGATTACATCGATTCTTATTAAGGAATTTGAATTTCCCGGCTCCCATTCGTCGCCGAAATCATCCTTCATTTTACCCGGCTCCGTTCGGGAAACCCGGACCGTCACTTGCGAATCCTCACCCGATTCGAAACCGTTCTTTATGAGATTAAAGAGGGCCTGTCGAAACAGGTGCGTATCCAGTTCCACGACGGTTTTATCATGCCCGGCGTCGTCCCACTCTATAAGAGGACGTTTGAGCCCATTTCCGTAATCATTGTCGAAAGATTCCAGAATTTCCGGAAGATACTCTTCGAGGTTCACTCTATTCTTGTGAATTTCCTCGTGGCGTGCAAAATCCAAAAGAGTCTCAATGATCTTATTAATGTTGGCAACACCGGCGACCACCTTATCCGCCATGGCCTTCTTCTCTGAATCACCGGAAAGATCGCGGGATAAAAGAGCCGCAAAACCGCCGATCCCCCCCAGCGGATTACGAATTTCATGCGCAATTGTCGCGGCCATCTCTCCTAATGAGGCCAGAACCTTCATTCGCGAAAATTGCTCTTCCATGTTTTTGAGCCGGGTGATGTCGTGGAATAATTCTACCACGCCTATTATCTCCCCCTTGCGATTGGTCAAAGGTGCGGTGGAAACAGTCAGGGTTCGTTTCCGTCCGTCAAGGCCGATGATGGTTTTTTCCACCTCGTCGATAAGGCAGCCTGTTTGCAGCGTTTCCCGTACGGCACTGTCATTCCCTTTCACGGCCCGCATCAAACTCGAATAATCCGATATGGGGTATTTTTCCGATTCCTCCGCAATCCCCAAAATTCTCTTCGCCGCCGGATTGAGATTTGTGATTCGGCCCGCCTTGTCCACAGCTACCACCCCGGAAGTCAGGGCGATCAATATATTGTTCAAAAGCTCCGATACGGCCTGATTTTCGGAAGCGACCGCCTGAAGGGCGCGGTTGACCGCTTGAAGTTCCTCGCTTTGACGGACATAGATTTCTTTGAGAGAAAGGTATTGCCGCTGGATTTTATTGACGATTTTACTGAACGAGGAATAGGCCTCCGTAAATTGGCTGACCTCCTCGGCCATTTTAAGGTCGATCACCTCGCTATCATCCATGACTTTTCTCCCCAACCATTACCTGCTCAAATTATCAAAATCGTCGCGAATGGCAACAAAAAACTGATGAGAAAAAGATGAGTAACTATGAAAACGTTATTCTGTAATTTACAGGGAAATCTGCTCGGCCTGTGCAGCCGAAGCCGGGACCGGCCTTTTTTCGACCAGTCCTTCAATGACCTTATATAATTTGTTAATGTTGAACGGTTTTACGAAATAGTCATCCACTTTGAGCCGCAACCCTTCTACTGCGTTTTCCACGCTGGGAAAGGCCGTCATCAGGACAACCGGCAAGGAGGGATAAATGCTTCGCAATTTGGAGGCCAAGGCGAGACCATCCATTTCGGACATTTTTATATCGAGTAAGGCGATATCGTAATTGCGGCTCCGAAGCGCTTCCAGGCATTTGTCGGCCGATTCATAGACCGAAACCTGCCAGTTTCTTTCGGAAAAAAAATCATAGAGCAGGTCACGAATCAATAATTCATCATCAACGATTACGATGCTTTTCTTGTTCATTTCGGCCCCTGATGTCCCTATTATCCGGTGTCCCTGATATTAATTGGGAACTACCGCCTGGTAGGAGTGCATCGCATCTTCTTCCGTAGGAAAGATTTCAAAAATATGCGAAAGCTGGGTTATATCAAAGATCTCCCTGACATAATCGGCCATATCGGAAAGCGTCAGGCGCCCGCGATGAATCCGAACTTCTTTCATAATGGAAACCAGCGCCCCCAGTCCGGAACTGTTGACAAATTCGACGTTTTTCAAATTGAGATGAATAGACGTCTTTCCTGTAATAAGGATACTCTTGACTTCATCTTTCAATCGATTGCCGTTATTCAGATCCATCCGCCCGGAAAGATTAATGATAATCACGTTCCCGGCGTCAGTTCTCTGTATATCCATTTGACCCTCCAAATAGGACTTATTATTCTTGTCATTTTCATCGGCTTTTCGCAGGAACTTTAAGGAAATTACCATCCCTTCCCCCTGTTCCTTGCGGACAAATCTTATTTCATCTGCCATGGTCCGCATCAGACCGACCCCTCGTCCGCCTTCGGAGAGCAGGTCGAGAGCGGCTTGGCCCGGTTCCGCGGCGACAAAACCCTTTCCCTCGTCAATTATATCGGCATAGATTTCCTTATTATTAATCGCCAGCCGCAATTCAATTGACTTCGCGGGATTGAGTTCGTTGCCGTGAATCAGGGCGTTTGTAAAGGCCTCGGAAATTGCAACCATAATGGTGTTGATTTTCCGTCGGTCGAGCCCGGTTTCGGATAGAATTTTCCGAACATCTTCATACATGCGCCCTTCGGATTCCATCTCCGAACTATATGTGAAATGATACCTTTTCATGCTCTCTCCGGGATAATCTTGATTTCCAGGAGTGTAAAATCATCAAAAGTGTCGGCATCGGCACCTTCTCGAAACCGATCCACCCACTCCTTTACCCTCTCACAGAAACGGCCCGGCGGCAGCCCTTTTTCCGTGAGAAAGACTTCTTTCACCCGGCTAAGACCAAACAGGTTGTTGCGGTTATCGGCCGCCTCGGTCAAGCCGTCGGTAAAGGCGAACAGAGCGTCGCCCGGCTTAATATCTTCAACACCTTCGGCATATGAAATCCCAGGAAATTGACCTACGAAAGTCCCGCCCAGCCGGAGTTCCCGGATTTCACGCTTGTCGGCGTCCCAAAACAGAGGGGGCAGATGCCCGGCGTTGCAGTAAGTAATTTTGTTGCGGCCAAGGTCAAAATGAGCGATAAATAGAGTCACAAACATATCCCGATTTTTGATAACCCGATCGCAAAGAATATCGTTGAGACTGCCCATAAGGAGTGATGGATTAATTTCCGGTGACCAGGTCACTTGCGATCTTATTATGGCGGCGGTCGCCGACATGACCATCGCCGCCGGGATTCCTTTGTTGGAAACATCGCCAATTACCACAAAAAACTCGGAATCGCTCATTTTAAGGATATCATAGTAATCCCCTCCGACTTCCCGAGCCGGGCAATAAGTCATCCCCAAATTGATCCCGGCTATCTTAATCTCGCTGTCCGGCAATATTGTCTCCTGAACCTGTCTGGCCACCACCAGTTCCTGCTGAATTTTCTGCCGTTCCAGCGATTCCTTCAGAAGCAAGGAGTTTTCTATCGCTACGGCGGCATAGTTCACCAGAATTTCCAGATTCTCCTTATCTTCTTCCCCGAAGACCTGCCCCGTAGTCTTATTAATAATGATGATGACACCATGACATCTGGCCCGAGCCTTGATCGGCAGGGCAACAATAGAATTAATCATGGCGCCGTATTCAGGGACTTTTTCAAAAGTATCGGACACGATTCCGGCCTGACGACGGAAGCAATATCCGGCCACATCTTCCCCGTCTCTGTATATGATATTTTTTGTAAGAGTGTCGTCTACACCCCAATTAATTTTGGTCACCAGTTCCCCATCGACATTTAATTGAATGAGCCCGACTTCTCCTTCAACCGTGCGAATGGCCATTTCCATCACCACGGACAGGATTGTTTCAATATCAAGAATTGAGGTAATTAAGGCCCCCATGGTGGCCAGGTCCCGCAATTTTAGCCGGGTCTCCTGAAGCCGGTTTTCAAGTTCGAAAATTTGATTGGCCGGAGAAATAGTATCCAATTCCATAGTCTCATAATCGGCAGTCCGGGATGCAACTTGATATTTGGGAAACAAGCATGTCGCCCCGACGCCAAACATGGCTCATTCAATTTTATGGTAGAACTTTGCACATCGGGATGGTGCAGTTTGCAGGGTGCCATGATTGTCTGGACACCCGGATTCTTGAAATTGACAGCGACCCATTGCCAAAAAAATATTTTTCTTGGGCGCCTTCGGCCCTTTCAATGCCTGTGGCGCGAAATTCCCCGGAGATCCGGATTCAGTTGCCGTTGAGACGATTGAGGCATTACAAATTAATCTTCGTATGTTATTTCTATGCAATGACATCGGGTCTCGAAAGGAACGGATATAAGATTAACCCACTATTTTAAACGGGGGTATTGAATCAATGGATTATCCTGTTTACCCAAATCATCTTTTGCCGGAGAAAAATCGGCATTTCTTTTGCCAATATCCTGCATAGAAGTTTAAATTTAATGATTCACTCATGAGGCGCATATGAAGAAAACCTTGTTGCTACCCCTGCTTGCGGTCTTCATTATTAGTGGTTCGGCCTTTGCGGTTCCCGATTTGCAGCTCTTTATTGCCGGGGCGACCTATGATAATGTGACCGACACCTGGGTCACTCATTCCAGCACCTTCGACCTGTATGTCATTGGAGCCAATCAGGTTATGTCAAATGTTCAGGTAAGCATGGCGCTTAATCTGGATCAATCGGTTGACCCGAACGGGACCGCTTCGATTGGCGTAAATGGAACCCTTTATGACAGCTGGATCTATGGAACACCCAATTTCCTGCCTACCCACGATATTTTCCCGGCCTGGTATACGACCTTCAACGCCGGCAATTTCGGCTTTATTGGCCGTGTGGGTGATGTCGCTCCTCCGTACAATTATGATCCTTCCGCCATGGGTTATCTCTCCACAGGAAATGCCTGGGGGCAATATAAAAGATATTCGATTTCTCTTTCCGGAATCGATTATACTCATTTTGACAGTTACTTTTATTACAATAACTCCTTTGGCTCGAGCGGGCACACCAAAATAAAATTCGCTCCGTTTTCACACGACGCCGAATCCAGTAATAATGTTGTCCCCGAACCGACAACTTTGGCTCTTTTTGGAATAGGCACGCTTGGAATGGGACTCGTGCGTAAATTCAGAAAATAGGCTTATTGCCAAATTGAAAAGGGAGACTCTCAATCTCCCTTTTTTGTTGCCTTCAGGGAAATGACAAATTTGAGCACATTATTTCACGCACAAATATGCAAATTCGATGATTATGCGGAATGGCGATCTCGAAAAATCAAGACGATCGTTTTAGACAGCCTTCTGTAACAGAGATAACTTATTGATTATTGGTCATTTACTGCCACCGGGAGTTGTGGACTGAGACGATTTCCATAATTCCCTCAAAGGGCATATTATTTGCCAATATATTTTTCAGTAAGAAATAATTTTAAGCAACGGTGAAAATAAAATGAAAAAGAGTTTGGTCTTGTGTGGTTTGTTTGTGGTATTGATGGCCAGCTCGATTTATGCCCTGCCCTATAGTCAACTTACGGTTCATATGAATCGCTACAGTTCGGGCACGGAATCCAGTACCTTTGGAGCCCGCTCGCAATTCGATAAAGGCATAATGCCGGGCACTATGGAGCATAATCGCTATCAGGTGATACCTCAATCATACCCCAGTCAAATCCCGACTGAAACCAAAAATGTGGTCCCGGAACCCGGAACGATGATACTTTTGGGATTGGGCATTTTTGGTCTGGGATTGAAAAAGAGATTCGAAAAATAACCCTATCGACCGCGATATATCCCTTATGCCTTTCCCCATCACCCCACTGCGGCCTGGCAAATAATCCTTTATTTCTTCCTGACTTTAATCCTCAGTGGGGCTCCCTCAAATCCGAATTTCAGCCGTAATTGATTTTCAATGTACCTCAGATAACTCCGCTGGAGCAAAGTCGGATAATTACAGAAGAATAAAAAAGTCGGGGGACAGGTTTCGGTCTGCGTCACATAATAGAACTTGATATATTTGCCGCGTGCCGCCGCCGGCGGCTGCTTGTTCACGGCTTCTTCGAGAAAATCATTTAATTCCGAAGTGGATAGAGTCCGGTTCCAATTTTCGTAAACCAGATCAATAATCTCAATCGTTTTTGCCACCCGCTGCCCGGTCAGACTGGAAATATAAACAATCGGAATAAAATCGAATGTCCGCGCCAGTTCCTTAATCCGGGCGGAATATTGATCCGCCGTCCGGCCGTCTTTTTCTACCAGATCCCATTTATTCACCGCGATCACCAGGCCCCGTCGCGCCTCGACCGCGTCTTCGATAACTTTCATATCCTGTACTGTAAGGCCCTCAATGGCATCGATCAGGATGACGGCCACGTGGCTGTTCTCTATGGCGCGGATCGTTCTCAAAGTCGTAAAATACTCAATGTCTTCGGTCACCNTCGCTTTTCTCCTCAAGCCGGCGGTGTCGATCAACGTNTATTTCTTTCCGTTAATTTCAAAAGGGGTATCGACGGCATCGCGGGTGGTTCCGGGAACACTCGAGACTATTACCCGCTCCTGACCGATTAATTTATTTATGAAGGACGATTTACCCACATTGGGCCGCCCGATGACCGCAATGCGAATCGATTCATCGATTGGAGTCGAATCATCCGAGGGAGGCAAAAGTTCAACAATTCGATCCAGCACATCGCCCACTCCGCGGCCGGTTGTCGCCGACACCGCCAGGGGCTCGCCCAGACCGATTCGTTCAAACTGAAAGCGCTCCTGTTCTAGAAACTCATTATCGGCCTTGTTGGTCAGAAGCAATATGCTCTTGCCCGACGACATCAGGGTTCGGCCGATTTTTTCATCGATATCATTCGGGCCGGTCTGGCTGTCGACCACCAGTAGAATTAAATCGGCCTCGGCAATCGCCGCCTCGGACTGTTCCAGAACCGTTCTTTCCATGCTTTTCTTCGTCCCGGGAACCATCCCCCCGGTATCGACCAAATAGAAATTCCGCCCTGACCAATCGCACAAGGCGTAATTGCGGTCCCGCGTACTGCCCGATTCATCATCAACGATTGCCGTTCGCCTTTTGAGGAACCGGTTGAAAAGTGACGATTTCCCCACATTGGGGCGCCCAATTATGGCAACCAGGGGTGTTTTCATGACCAGGCCTCTTTCAAAGTATCAATCATGCTATAATGCCCTTTTATGATATGGCATCGGGTCGAATCTCTTAATTCATCGAATGAAATATTGTCAAGGAAGAGGTTGTCGCCATTAAGGCAATTGGGCGGAAGCATGAATAAGTCATAGTGACCCCGATGCGATTTGATAGCCGCTTTCAGATCCTGCCCCGTCAAAAGGCCGCTCACCGTGACAGTCTCCCCCCAGAATCTATTTTCTACAGGTAATATGTCTATTTTCTGATACAGATTTTTTTTCAGATAAGCAATGATATGACGTTTTAGAATATCATGGGCGGATGTCCCTGTCAAAATGACGGCCCGGATAGATTTATCGGGCGGCGTCAGGGATTTTTTCCTTCGATTAAAATCGATTAACAGCGACCGGATCATGCCGATTCCATTCTCAAATTGCGACATCTCTTCATATTCTGAAATCTTAGGTATATTCGTGTCCGACAAAATATAAAACTCATCCGCGGCAAAGACAAATCGGCTCCCCAGTTCGGTCAAATATTTCTTTTGCTTTTTATGCAAAAAATGCAAAAGTTCAGAGGCCGTTTCACGATTATAGGGCACCAATTTGGGTAGCCGTTCACGATAGCGGGTCAGCCCGACCGGGACAATCCCTAAAGTCTTCACGCCGGGATAGAGTCGGGCCAGGTCATCCATGGTCTTTTCCAGGTGTTCCCCGTCGTTAATCCCGGGACAGATCAC comes from the Candidatus Zixiibacteriota bacterium genome and includes:
- a CDS encoding conserved hypothetical protein (Evidence 4 : Unknown function but conserved in other organisms); translated protein: MKVTAIDPQSPLFGLIRPGFKLLSLNGEPIQDNIDIRFKMAEEAVAFEFEGLQGEKIKFTLKFETCSEVGLTFEEDRIITCRNKCLFCFVHQQPKGMRHALYVRDDDYRLSFTHGNFISLANLSATDMKRIVDQRLSPLYVSVHATDETLRRCIFKNEKLPAILPQLKYLTAKGITVHAQVVICPGINDGEHLEKTMDDLARLYPGVKTLGIVPVGLTRYRERLPKLVPYNRETASELLHFLHKKQKKYLTELGSRFVFAADEFYILSDTNIPKISEYEEMSQFENGIGMIRSLLIDFNRRKKSLTPPDKSIRAVILTGTSAHDILKRHIIAYLKKNLYQKIDILPVENRFWGETVTVSGLLTGQDLKAAIKSHRGHYDLFMLPPNCLNGDNLFLDNISFDELRDSTRCHIIKGHYSMIDTLKEAWS